The following coding sequences are from one Bradyrhizobium sp. 200 window:
- a CDS encoding c-type cytochrome, whose translation MRNALVGIVLASSIACGSAVRAADIAAGKEKAELCVGCHGEGGISQIENTPSLAAQPDLFIQWQLVFFRAGTRKNEQMQPVVEQLNNEDIRNLGAYYASLPPPTAPKPDDDPDLSRKGAQAAVGRRCASCHMDNYAGTKAVARVAGQREEYLVKALRDYKSGVRAGGAMAAMADVAFPLSEEEIEALAHYLAHL comes from the coding sequence ATGCGAAATGCACTGGTCGGGATCGTGCTGGCGTCGTCAATCGCCTGCGGTTCGGCTGTTCGCGCCGCCGACATCGCGGCCGGCAAGGAGAAGGCCGAGCTGTGCGTCGGTTGCCATGGTGAGGGCGGCATTTCGCAGATCGAGAACACCCCCTCGCTTGCAGCCCAGCCCGATCTCTTTATTCAATGGCAGCTCGTTTTTTTTCGCGCCGGCACCCGCAAGAACGAGCAGATGCAGCCGGTCGTGGAGCAGCTCAACAATGAAGACATCCGCAACCTCGGCGCCTACTACGCATCGCTTCCGCCGCCGACGGCGCCCAAGCCCGACGATGATCCGGACCTTTCAAGGAAGGGCGCGCAGGCGGCCGTCGGCCGGCGCTGCGCTTCATGCCACATGGATAACTACGCCGGCACCAAGGCGGTCGCCCGCGTCGCCGGTCAGCGCGAGGAATATCTCGTGAAGGCGCTGCGGGATTACAAATCGGGCGTGCGGGCCGGCGGTGCCATGGCGGCGATGGCGGATGTGGCCTTCCCCCTCAGCGAGGAAGAGATCGAGGCGCTCGCGCATTATCTCGCGCATCTCTAG
- a CDS encoding integrase family protein, producing MSAAVKLTDAKVKAAKPASARREVRDALAPGLRLIIQSSGFKSWAFRYVVGGRDRRMALGDFPAVSLDAARQAANAARAAVLEGRDPAADKATARAPANSVLAAFKAYDRGHLSWGRDYIDHETVDHEKPDVTPAVKDKDGNVVEPAIGEETAKGNRSFFVRRVLPVWGLRPVSSITRQDVVALLDKLKAFKDARRKGRTRLTHFFKWTMDRNALVTVNPAAGIEAEGSKSRERVLSDDELRAVWLACGQLGNFGALVRTLILTMSRRNEAARMDRAELSKTLWSVEGDRTKNGLPMDWHRTAQLNAIIDPLLKASNSPFVFEGRHHNRPLGGFSDLKAQLDELTGDAVAPWTLHDLRRTSRSIMQGLKIPLEVRRACSNHVSGGVDGVYDRHAYAAEKVMAFEALAREIDRIVAGKEASNVVPMTRPMAESLTIA from the coding sequence ATGTCCGCAGCCGTCAAACTGACCGATGCCAAGGTCAAAGCCGCGAAGCCCGCCAGCGCCCGGCGCGAGGTCAGGGATGCGCTCGCGCCCGGCCTGCGCCTGATTATCCAGTCGTCCGGCTTCAAGTCATGGGCGTTCCGCTACGTGGTCGGCGGACGTGACCGCAGGATGGCCCTAGGCGACTTCCCGGCCGTGTCGCTGGACGCCGCCCGGCAGGCCGCCAACGCCGCCCGTGCCGCCGTCCTAGAAGGCCGCGACCCGGCCGCCGACAAGGCGACAGCCCGCGCCCCGGCGAACAGCGTCCTAGCCGCCTTCAAGGCGTATGATCGGGGCCATTTGTCATGGGGCCGGGACTACATCGACCACGAAACCGTTGACCACGAAAAGCCTGACGTGACCCCGGCCGTGAAGGACAAAGACGGCAACGTAGTAGAACCGGCTATCGGCGAAGAGACGGCCAAGGGGAATCGGTCGTTCTTCGTTCGCCGAGTGTTGCCGGTTTGGGGATTGCGCCCGGTGAGTTCGATCACGCGTCAGGACGTGGTCGCGTTGCTAGACAAGCTGAAGGCATTTAAAGATGCCAGACGCAAGGGCCGGACTCGCTTGACGCATTTTTTCAAATGGACGATGGACCGCAATGCGCTGGTTACCGTGAACCCGGCGGCGGGCATTGAGGCCGAAGGTTCGAAGTCGCGCGAGCGCGTCTTGTCGGATGACGAATTGCGCGCCGTATGGCTAGCCTGCGGTCAGCTAGGCAATTTTGGCGCGCTTGTGCGGACCCTGATTCTAACCATGTCCCGCCGCAACGAAGCCGCCCGGATGGACCGCGCCGAACTGTCCAAGACGCTATGGTCGGTTGAAGGCGACAGGACGAAGAACGGCCTTCCGATGGATTGGCACCGCACCGCGCAGTTGAATGCGATAATTGACCCGTTGCTGAAGGCGAGCAATTCGCCGTTCGTGTTCGAAGGCCGTCACCACAACCGGCCCCTAGGCGGCTTCTCCGATTTGAAGGCGCAGCTAGACGAACTCACGGGCGACGCCGTTGCGCCGTGGACTCTGCACGACCTGCGCCGCACGTCGCGCAGCATCATGCAGGGCCTTAAAATTCCGCTCGAAGTCCGCCGGGCGTGCAGCAACCACGTTAGCGGCGGCGTTGATGGCGTCTATGACCGCCACGCATACGCGGCCGAAAAGGTCATGGCCTTCGAGGCGCTCGCCCGCGAGATTGACCGTATCGTGGCAGGGAAAGAAGCTTCGAACGTGGTTCCGATGACTCGGCCAATGGCCGAGTCATTAACGATAGCTTAA
- a CDS encoding DUF3102 domain-containing protein: protein MTTNNELLADITGRIRSAEKQSVANIVEIGRLLELAKEALEHGAFLPWLQSEFAWSERSALNYRRVFHFAEALKKGKFGRKRDIATLDLTLSALYDLADLANDAVAMPDIFRDEVLALIKLALKTRVSRSVASNFLKEYRRKKDEKEHTESEEDRDDEGDKDDSEGDDDGDTDEEGESGDGDKDDGTPEAAIRSGVRTLADRTNLVTQWHEALKDFDPAKLRDVIVSLQAVLQKIEVKSAAKSAADRAESRTKRLFH, encoded by the coding sequence ATGACGACGAACAATGAACTCTTGGCAGATATCACGGGGCGGATTCGGTCGGCTGAAAAGCAGTCCGTCGCCAACATCGTCGAAATCGGCCGTTTGCTCGAACTGGCGAAAGAAGCTTTGGAGCACGGCGCGTTTCTTCCGTGGCTGCAAAGCGAGTTCGCATGGTCCGAACGATCTGCGCTCAACTATCGCCGAGTTTTTCACTTTGCAGAAGCGTTGAAAAAAGGAAAGTTCGGCCGGAAACGCGACATCGCGACGCTCGATCTAACGCTGAGCGCACTTTACGATCTCGCTGATTTGGCGAATGACGCCGTCGCAATGCCCGACATATTTCGGGATGAAGTACTGGCGCTTATCAAGCTGGCACTCAAAACCCGTGTATCGCGTTCGGTAGCGTCCAACTTTCTGAAAGAATATCGACGTAAAAAGGATGAGAAGGAACACACCGAGAGCGAGGAAGACCGCGACGACGAAGGCGACAAGGACGATAGCGAAGGCGATGACGACGGCGACACGGATGAAGAGGGCGAAAGCGGCGACGGCGACAAAGACGACGGCACGCCGGAAGCCGCCATTCGGTCAGGCGTTCGCACGCTCGCGGACAGAACGAATCTGGTTACCCAATGGCATGAAGCGCTGAAGGACTTCGACCCGGCGAAGCTTCGCGACGTTATCGTGAGTCTCCAAGCGGTACTTCAGAAGATTGAAGTAAAGAGCGCGGCAAAGAGTGCGGCCGACCGCGCCGAGTCGCGTACAAAACGACTTTTTCATTGA
- a CDS encoding DUF5906 domain-containing protein produces the protein MPANNKPAARKGKGTPEPKVNAKAFARYGKRRTLIPLRHYLETDSKGKSTGKLPRTGWTTKNYVSASVIHNAVMDNTNVGWRLGPEDLVLDIDPRNGGLDSFARLCFDVSLDQSRYVRVDSGRGDGGFHLYMLKPADMATCETPAEYPGIEFKAVGRQVVCAGSLHHATGKHYAFVAEGHPQIEGEARQAPKALLKLIQYKPSAGSEDGDGVMTAEGAERLLDKLNPENVVPDNDAFETFAPAAKKACADADAEAYVLDWLARDKSQDSPVARWNSYRNDKAGGIGVGTFIYILKRHGVGQEAIDSVFGERDKVEAADDFPDDDDGGPKGAAEDFDDMRDEERGADFDAWTPPEDDGVAPEEPPRAVLKDWQFIVESGQFIHSDGVQRWSDKQFSFKFGYLARTGDVIKHIKQGKIKIQQYDRQVYIPNAPPVVHHDGAPAFNIWRPSAMTPQGGDHQWFLDHVAYMFPDAQSQSHVLDFMAQLIQFPEVKIHFALLIQSRQGVGKGALAMILRKMIGRRNTVEPSNDEVIKTYTGWQEGAQLAIINELMAGGSASVLNRLKSPITEDTLRIEKKFGNTFSIPNHMNLFAMTNHKDALPIPADDRRWLILFSSASKQPAEYYDALFDNIADDSKVAAVMQYLLERFITFNPKAPAPMTDAKRDMAERSQSDATILLKDMLAEGRTPFHFDLVRAADIVAKIKETPGEKNANKTAATFLDDINAAKLAKDKNAVPSYQLYAVRNHTKWQRMGRADTLAAFIEARPDLAPDEPDDE, from the coding sequence GTGCCCGCGAATAATAAGCCCGCCGCCCGAAAAGGCAAAGGAACGCCAGAACCCAAGGTCAACGCCAAGGCTTTTGCCCGGTACGGGAAGCGCCGGACGTTGATTCCGCTGCGCCACTACCTAGAGACAGACAGCAAAGGCAAGTCCACCGGGAAGCTTCCCCGCACGGGATGGACGACGAAGAACTACGTCAGCGCGAGCGTCATTCACAACGCCGTCATGGACAATACCAACGTCGGCTGGCGACTTGGCCCGGAAGATTTGGTTTTGGATATTGATCCACGCAACGGCGGGCTTGATAGCTTCGCACGTCTATGCTTCGACGTGTCGCTAGACCAATCCAGATATGTGCGAGTCGACTCGGGTCGGGGTGACGGCGGATTCCATCTGTACATGTTGAAACCGGCCGACATGGCGACGTGCGAGACGCCGGCAGAATATCCTGGCATCGAGTTTAAGGCGGTCGGCCGACAGGTTGTCTGCGCCGGGTCTCTACATCACGCGACAGGTAAACACTACGCGTTCGTTGCTGAAGGTCATCCGCAGATTGAGGGCGAAGCCCGACAGGCTCCGAAAGCGTTGCTGAAATTGATTCAGTACAAGCCTAGCGCTGGCAGCGAAGACGGCGACGGCGTGATGACCGCCGAAGGCGCTGAGCGGTTGCTGGACAAGCTGAATCCGGAAAACGTGGTCCCGGACAATGACGCGTTCGAAACTTTCGCCCCGGCCGCCAAGAAAGCCTGCGCGGACGCCGACGCCGAAGCCTATGTTCTCGATTGGCTGGCGCGCGACAAGTCACAGGACTCCCCCGTCGCTCGTTGGAATTCATACCGCAACGACAAGGCGGGCGGCATCGGCGTCGGAACATTCATCTACATACTGAAGCGGCATGGGGTCGGACAGGAAGCGATTGATTCCGTGTTCGGCGAGCGCGACAAGGTCGAAGCCGCCGACGACTTCCCCGACGATGACGACGGCGGGCCGAAGGGCGCGGCCGAAGACTTCGACGACATGCGCGACGAAGAGCGGGGCGCAGATTTCGACGCATGGACGCCGCCCGAAGACGATGGGGTCGCGCCGGAAGAACCGCCGCGCGCCGTGCTGAAGGACTGGCAGTTCATTGTCGAGTCGGGGCAGTTCATACATAGCGACGGCGTGCAGCGATGGAGCGATAAGCAATTCAGTTTTAAGTTCGGCTACCTCGCCCGCACGGGCGACGTGATAAAGCATATCAAGCAGGGCAAGATTAAGATTCAACAGTATGACCGGCAAGTGTATATCCCCAATGCCCCGCCGGTCGTGCATCACGACGGCGCGCCCGCGTTCAACATCTGGCGGCCGTCCGCGATGACGCCGCAGGGCGGCGACCATCAATGGTTTCTGGATCACGTCGCTTATATGTTCCCCGATGCGCAGTCGCAGAGTCACGTTTTGGATTTCATGGCGCAACTGATTCAGTTCCCGGAAGTGAAGATTCACTTCGCGCTGTTGATCCAGAGTCGGCAAGGCGTCGGCAAGGGCGCGCTCGCGATGATCCTGCGAAAGATGATCGGGAGGCGCAACACGGTCGAACCATCTAACGACGAAGTCATTAAGACGTACACCGGCTGGCAGGAAGGCGCACAACTCGCAATCATCAATGAATTGATGGCAGGCGGAAGCGCCTCTGTCCTGAATCGACTCAAATCGCCGATCACGGAAGACACGCTTCGAATCGAAAAGAAGTTTGGCAACACGTTCTCTATCCCGAATCACATGAACCTGTTCGCGATGACGAACCACAAAGACGCGTTGCCGATTCCAGCGGACGACCGGCGCTGGCTGATCCTGTTTTCGTCGGCGAGCAAGCAACCGGCCGAATACTATGACGCGCTGTTCGACAACATCGCCGACGATTCCAAGGTCGCGGCGGTCATGCAATATCTTCTGGAACGGTTCATCACATTCAACCCGAAGGCCCCGGCTCCGATGACGGACGCCAAGCGCGACATGGCCGAACGGTCGCAGAGCGATGCAACGATCTTGCTGAAGGACATGCTTGCCGAAGGTCGCACGCCGTTTCACTTCGACTTGGTCCGCGCCGCCGACATCGTCGCGAAGATCAAAGAGACTCCCGGCGAGAAGAACGCCAACAAAACAGCGGCGACGTTCCTGGACGACATCAACGCGGCGAAGCTGGCGAAGGATAAGAACGCCGTGCCGTCTTATCAACTGTACGCCGTTCGCAATCATACGAAGTGGCAACGCATGGGCCGGGCGGATACGCTCGCCGCCTTCATCGAAGCCCGCCCCGACCTAGCCCCCGACGAACCGGACGACGAATAA
- a CDS encoding PQQ-dependent sugar dehydrogenase, whose translation MKSAFNRSILALAAILVVAGAGQASAQQKPLKKYESGTKDFWTNPPPDWFLGDETEAQKGQAPPSGPPTGASDAELAAMMKKIKLPTGFSIEVYASNVLEARQMAWGDKGTLFVGSFSLGNVYAIKDNGGKREVKTVLKGLNMPTGLAFLDGALYVVAINKLIKYENAEANLDNLGAGKVVYDDMPSYVAHGWKYIAVDKDGWFYMPFGPPFNIGLPPTSLSQVRRVDPKTGNAEIWALGVRNSVGGDVDPRSGRYWFTENARDWISDDMPSDKLNMISKIGEHFGYPYCHQGDMPDPKFAMGHKCSEFTPPVVNLGAHVAPLGMKFYTGDQFPPEYKNNILIAEHGSWNRYKYQGARIKRVIVDADGKNAKSEIFASGWLEGDTGYLGRPNDIILAKDGSILVADDWAGAIYRISYKK comes from the coding sequence ATGAAATCGGCTTTCAATCGATCTATTCTTGCGCTCGCAGCCATCCTCGTTGTCGCGGGGGCCGGCCAGGCCAGCGCGCAACAGAAGCCACTGAAAAAATACGAATCCGGCACCAAGGACTTCTGGACCAACCCGCCGCCGGACTGGTTCCTCGGCGACGAGACCGAGGCCCAAAAGGGTCAGGCGCCGCCATCCGGCCCGCCGACCGGCGCCTCAGACGCTGAACTTGCGGCAATGATGAAGAAGATCAAGCTGCCGACGGGTTTCAGTATCGAAGTCTACGCCTCCAACGTGCTGGAGGCGCGGCAGATGGCCTGGGGCGACAAGGGCACGCTGTTTGTCGGCTCCTTCAGCCTCGGCAATGTCTATGCGATCAAGGACAATGGCGGAAAGAGGGAGGTCAAGACCGTCCTCAAAGGCCTCAACATGCCGACCGGCCTCGCCTTTCTCGATGGCGCGCTCTACGTCGTCGCGATCAACAAGCTGATCAAATACGAAAACGCCGAGGCCAATCTCGACAATCTCGGCGCCGGCAAAGTGGTGTATGACGACATGCCGTCCTACGTCGCGCATGGCTGGAAATACATCGCCGTCGACAAGGATGGCTGGTTCTATATGCCGTTCGGACCTCCCTTCAACATCGGCCTCCCGCCCACCAGCCTCTCGCAGGTCCGCCGCGTCGATCCCAAGACCGGCAATGCCGAGATCTGGGCGCTCGGCGTCCGCAACAGCGTCGGCGGCGACGTCGATCCACGCTCGGGGCGATACTGGTTCACGGAGAACGCGCGCGACTGGATCAGTGACGACATGCCGAGCGACAAGCTCAACATGATCTCCAAGATCGGCGAGCATTTCGGCTATCCCTACTGCCACCAGGGCGATATGCCGGACCCGAAATTCGCGATGGGCCACAAGTGCTCGGAATTCACGCCGCCCGTGGTCAATCTGGGCGCACACGTCGCGCCGCTCGGCATGAAGTTCTATACCGGCGATCAATTTCCGCCTGAGTACAAGAACAACATCCTGATCGCCGAGCACGGCTCCTGGAACCGCTACAAGTACCAGGGCGCCCGCATCAAGCGCGTGATCGTCGATGCCGACGGCAAGAACGCCAAGTCGGAGATCTTTGCCTCCGGCTGGCTCGAGGGTGATACGGGCTATCTCGGCCGTCCGAACGACATCATCCTAGCCAAGGATGGTTCGATTCTGGTGGCCGACGACTGGGCCGGCGCCATCTATCGCATCAGCTACAAGAAGTAG
- a CDS encoding DUF2235 domain-containing protein, giving the protein MGRNIVLLSDGTGNSAAKVWRTNVWRTFEALDLSGNDQVAFYDDGVGTSSFKPWAILGGAFGFGLQRNVVDIYKFACRNYKDESDNLYGFGFSRGAFTIRVVIGLILNQGLVSADNESELDKKAIAAYRQYRAERYHTQLPWHPEDWYRAIRNFLFPIKYDKRDNRAVKHIRFVGVWDTVAAYGLPMDEMTRGVSRWIVPLELPNHTLNRKCVMRACQALALDEERTTFHPELWDEKVVPPSEFDPSQKRSIADEQISQVWFAGVHSNVGGGYPDDALAYIPLVWMLNEARRCGLKFKSETSDPPGYPDAFKNAISRADKDGRIYNPRAGLGAYYRYGPRKLVQLCNYRYSKKEDDEVAIERPKIHESVFRRIRNHAHAYAPIGLPAVYDIVKADGEIVTPDQFGCETIDAAKKRADAQEHIWNEIWKRRVVYFATVGATAWLLAFPLISGATRSDEFTSPIRWVSDIIRFVGAFLPGFASTWVDGYARAPFSFLLLAGLVAFFNLWGMRIASRIDDRMGAIWRKTPSAPSGLPDDFVYRLRSSKFYIALHEGMKRRWAPAFFALLFVYIGLALVNRLLYNVQDVAGLTCTPSAETKGLARQESAQPVEFKTSDPCKPTGIHLDGGGARYLVKVEPVPSETWHDAGIKVQFGGFSPTDQPTWNQRILLGLGVPLRRELTKDWFRIVLRYGDIGGEEAFLDPDPTDSVIEATIKPTREGELFIFVNDSVLGIPGFYDLFYRNNRGAAKLTVQRK; this is encoded by the coding sequence ATGGGCCGAAACATCGTTTTGCTGTCCGACGGTACCGGCAATTCCGCGGCCAAGGTCTGGCGCACGAACGTCTGGCGCACCTTTGAAGCGCTGGATCTTTCTGGAAACGATCAGGTCGCCTTCTACGACGATGGCGTCGGCACTTCGTCATTCAAGCCATGGGCGATCCTTGGGGGCGCGTTCGGCTTTGGCCTGCAACGGAACGTCGTCGACATCTACAAATTTGCATGCCGCAACTACAAGGACGAAAGCGACAACCTCTACGGCTTCGGCTTCAGCCGCGGCGCATTTACGATCCGCGTCGTCATCGGCCTGATTCTCAATCAAGGGCTGGTGTCCGCCGACAACGAAAGCGAGCTCGACAAGAAGGCCATCGCGGCCTATCGGCAATACCGCGCCGAGCGCTACCATACCCAGTTGCCCTGGCATCCCGAGGACTGGTACAGGGCCATTCGCAACTTCCTCTTCCCGATCAAATACGACAAGCGCGACAATCGCGCGGTTAAACACATCCGCTTCGTGGGGGTGTGGGATACGGTGGCCGCCTATGGCCTGCCGATGGACGAGATGACGCGAGGGGTCAGCCGGTGGATCGTTCCGCTCGAACTTCCCAATCATACGCTCAATCGCAAATGCGTCATGCGCGCATGCCAGGCGCTTGCGCTCGACGAAGAACGAACCACGTTTCATCCCGAACTGTGGGATGAAAAAGTCGTTCCGCCATCGGAATTCGATCCAAGCCAGAAACGCAGCATTGCCGATGAGCAAATCAGCCAGGTCTGGTTCGCAGGTGTGCATTCCAACGTAGGCGGTGGATACCCGGACGATGCGCTGGCCTACATTCCGTTAGTCTGGATGCTCAACGAAGCGCGGCGCTGCGGTCTGAAATTCAAATCCGAAACCAGCGATCCGCCCGGCTATCCGGATGCGTTCAAGAACGCCATTTCGCGCGCGGACAAGGATGGGCGAATCTACAATCCGCGGGCGGGCCTCGGTGCCTATTACCGTTACGGTCCACGAAAGCTCGTGCAACTTTGCAATTACCGATACTCGAAAAAGGAAGACGACGAAGTCGCGATCGAACGTCCGAAGATCCACGAAAGCGTCTTCAGGCGAATCCGGAACCATGCGCACGCCTATGCGCCCATCGGCCTGCCTGCCGTCTACGACATCGTGAAGGCCGACGGTGAGATCGTCACACCAGATCAATTTGGGTGCGAGACCATCGATGCGGCCAAAAAGCGTGCGGATGCACAGGAGCACATCTGGAACGAAATCTGGAAACGACGCGTCGTCTATTTCGCTACCGTCGGCGCCACCGCCTGGTTGCTGGCGTTTCCATTGATCAGCGGCGCCACGCGCTCCGACGAATTCACGAGCCCGATCCGATGGGTCTCGGACATCATTCGCTTCGTCGGGGCGTTTTTGCCGGGCTTCGCGTCCACATGGGTCGACGGCTATGCCCGCGCGCCGTTTTCCTTCCTGCTGCTTGCTGGCCTGGTCGCGTTCTTCAACCTGTGGGGAATGCGAATAGCATCCCGCATCGACGATCGCATGGGAGCGATCTGGCGAAAAACTCCTTCTGCGCCGTCGGGCTTGCCCGATGATTTTGTCTACCGGCTTCGCAGCAGCAAGTTCTACATTGCGTTGCATGAGGGGATGAAGCGCCGATGGGCGCCGGCCTTCTTTGCCCTGTTGTTCGTCTACATCGGGTTGGCCCTCGTCAACCGCCTGCTCTACAACGTCCAGGACGTTGCCGGTCTTACCTGCACGCCGAGCGCGGAAACGAAAGGTCTCGCCAGGCAGGAGAGTGCGCAGCCCGTCGAATTCAAGACATCGGACCCGTGCAAGCCGACGGGCATTCATCTCGATGGCGGCGGAGCCAGATATTTGGTGAAGGTCGAGCCGGTGCCATCCGAGACCTGGCACGATGCCGGCATCAAAGTCCAGTTCGGCGGCTTCTCACCCACCGACCAGCCGACATGGAATCAGCGAATCCTGCTCGGGCTCGGAGTGCCGCTGCGCCGCGAATTGACCAAGGACTGGTTCCGGATCGTTCTGCGCTATGGCGACATCGGCGGGGAGGAGGCTTTTCTCGATCCTGATCCCACTGATTCCGTGATCGAAGCCACTATCAAGCCAACCCGCGAAGGCGAACTGTTCATCTTCGTCAATGATTCCGTACTCGGCATTCCCGGGTTCTATGATCTCTTTTATCGAAACAACAGAGGCGCGGCGAAGCTGACGGTGCAGCGGAAATAG
- a CDS encoding 2-hydroxychromene-2-carboxylate isomerase: protein MSSNPQFLFDFGSPNAFLSHEAIPAIEKRTGVKFEYVPVLLGGIFKATNNKSPAETLAGIKNKREFHALETERFVKRFGVKPYVWNPFFPVNTLNLMRAAVAAQLEDVFEKYVEAAFHHMWVEPKKMDDPEVAAKALASSGLDAAKLLARSQDADVKAKLIENTQSAVERGAFGSPTFFVGKEMFFGKEQLREVEEMVLGKGE, encoded by the coding sequence GTGAGTTCAAATCCGCAATTCCTGTTCGATTTCGGCAGCCCCAACGCCTTCCTGAGCCACGAGGCTATACCGGCGATCGAAAAGCGCACCGGCGTGAAATTCGAATATGTGCCGGTTCTGCTTGGCGGCATCTTCAAGGCCACCAACAACAAGTCGCCCGCCGAAACGCTTGCCGGCATCAAGAACAAGCGCGAATTTCACGCGCTGGAGACCGAACGCTTCGTAAAGCGGTTTGGGGTCAAGCCCTATGTCTGGAATCCATTTTTCCCGGTCAACACGCTGAACCTGATGCGCGCGGCGGTCGCGGCCCAGCTCGAAGACGTGTTTGAGAAATATGTAGAGGCGGCCTTCCATCACATGTGGGTCGAGCCGAAGAAGATGGATGACCCTGAAGTGGCGGCCAAGGCGCTGGCCTCGTCCGGCCTCGATGCCGCAAAACTGCTGGCGCGCTCGCAGGACGCCGACGTCAAGGCCAAATTGATCGAGAACACCCAATCCGCCGTCGAGCGCGGCGCGTTCGGCTCGCCGACCTTCTTCGTCGGCAAGGAAATGTTTTTCGGCAAGGAGCAACTTCGCGAAGTCGAGGAAATGGTTCTAGGGAAGGGCGAATAG
- the panE gene encoding 2-dehydropantoate 2-reductase: MRILVVGAGAIGGYFGGRLLQADSDVTFLVRPKRASELASAGLVIKSPAGDVTLKSPPTVQADKLAEKFDVVLLSCKAFDLEDAIKSFAPAVGPQTAIIPLLNGMLHLDVLDRKFGADRVLGGLCAIAVTLNEAREVVQLAPMQSLNFGERDGSMSERVRAIAKVFESGKFGAVASEHIMQDMWEKWVFLASLAASTSLMRTSVGNILAATGGKDFLLGMLDECSAIAKASGHEPTGPFFQRTSGLLTTEGSPMTASMFRDIKAGLPVEADHVIGDLVARADAAKIPVPKLRIAYTHLKAYEKQRG; this comes from the coding sequence ATGCGCATTCTCGTGGTCGGTGCCGGCGCCATCGGCGGCTATTTCGGTGGCAGGTTGCTTCAGGCAGATAGCGACGTGACATTCCTGGTCCGGCCGAAACGCGCTTCCGAACTCGCGAGCGCAGGCCTCGTCATCAAGAGTCCCGCCGGCGACGTGACGCTCAAGAGCCCGCCCACAGTGCAGGCCGACAAGCTCGCTGAGAAATTCGACGTCGTGCTGCTGAGCTGCAAGGCGTTCGACCTGGAAGACGCAATCAAGTCCTTTGCGCCTGCGGTCGGGCCGCAGACCGCGATCATCCCGTTGCTCAACGGCATGCTGCACCTCGACGTGCTGGACAGGAAGTTCGGAGCCGACCGAGTGCTCGGCGGCCTCTGCGCGATCGCGGTGACGCTCAACGAAGCCCGCGAGGTGGTCCAGCTCGCACCGATGCAGTCGCTCAATTTCGGCGAACGCGATGGCTCGATGTCGGAGCGGGTGCGCGCGATTGCGAAAGTGTTTGAGAGCGGCAAGTTCGGCGCGGTGGCCAGCGAGCACATCATGCAGGACATGTGGGAGAAGTGGGTTTTCCTCGCTTCGCTGGCGGCGTCGACCAGCCTGATGCGCACTTCGGTGGGCAACATCCTGGCCGCCACCGGCGGCAAGGATTTCCTGCTCGGCATGCTCGACGAATGCAGCGCGATTGCAAAGGCGTCGGGCCATGAGCCGACCGGTCCGTTCTTCCAGCGCACCAGCGGCTTGCTAACGACCGAAGGCTCGCCGATGACCGCCTCGATGTTCCGCGACATCAAGGCCGGCCTGCCCGTGGAAGCGGATCACGTGATCGGCGATCTCGTCGCGCGCGCCGATGCCGCCAAGATCCCGGTGCCGAAGCTGCGCATCGCCTACACCCATCTCAAGGCGTATGAGAAGCAGCGGGGTTAG